A window from Scleropages formosus chromosome 17, fSclFor1.1, whole genome shotgun sequence encodes these proteins:
- the igsf9b gene encoding uncharacterized protein igsf9b: MGPRRLGLVAVTAAAALCLLRPSRGADPMVRARAGGVAELGCSLDPPPSGPASRLFPLHVVEWVRLGYSVPILIKFGVYTPRVHPDYRGRVSLSRGASLLLRGLRLEDEGWFECRILLLDRATDEFRNGTWTFLSVTAPPTFLKTPPPFLEALLGDSVTLVCVAHGNPQPSVTWKKDDAPVEKQETVELANGTLTLASVTREEAGTYKCHVSNAEGNLTHATQLLVKGPPIIIISPEDATLNMSQDAVLQCQAEAYPANLSYMWWREGEDVHHIESLKFRVKVLVDGSLLIPSLVPEDAGNYTCMPSNGLLTPPTASAYLTVRHPAQVMRMPRETYLPAGMGGVITCPIRADPPMLYVNWTKDGDVLNLDMFPGWMVNSEGSVFIATANDDAVGVYTCTAYNSYGTMGESDPTSVLLQDPPSFKVVPRAEYLQEVGRELVVPCQARGDPAPNTTWSKVGSAPRSSYTVAANGSLVLRPLSKDHQGAWECQATNRVATVSTSTMVLVLGTSPHAVLAVSVVPEVNQLNVSWEPGFDGGYTQKFTVWVKQASRDNHEWTTLPVPPSKSSLLVTGLLPGTKYQLSVLPQNKLGSGPFSEIATVRTLVPPTALVPTAVPKLAPPSQLSVNQTSEGIVVQWAWPPPQAPPITGFVLQARQQRGQWQVLDGAVGRNSSEVLVQGLLKDSIYELRLLSVSDNVISEPSESVSVSTAGMEVYPARRGLLHFIPEPLLAGVVGGVCFLFVAILLSLAMACIMGHRREQRRRKRRDDLPTALQKSPPPQARSPPDSPDSILKMKLCPPLSFFPGSSSSQSDRSSFDKASRSEYQDQRQQLLTSCSPPPRYTLFESHLGGLPSPTAALESISRGPDGRFAVQPYEEERTTAHVQKNLKKEFPQCTTGGSGSSSSKSSFRDSPRSNSLCSDKDGKRDIAEIVVQRQTRQSPQQNKVRAKKLSPRGCFYSDDERGCSDRLLDRASFCSDSGEKRARDSLKRYRSLGCQGDLFPPLRRQAKEEGLGQDRMRYSPSSYLPVRRENRGTGSGTTMFQMENERESDSLSKCLKLAQEREQMEKELERFTSSQRTRGRAREQVQVKENPAGRDEEDPVWKLQDVPLRQKSQQASGQPHRLSDYRKGCYFGNTSSPMEQISSPYMHWDISPVDSITSLVAVQSPLEKVPPRAPMVSPAETALAVDCSPSPTTQCSSLSLPSAAPGTSFMSPGDLKEAKSRRPEKSLLQQSFSHGRSLPEESWAAERSRSEGTFLSEGANDRRASPALSSAPVFNVLQMERKQESEVKSAVRATEAMKGCQWKRRSADRCDSIAQNLVEGGGKDRDSPSGGSTLPYDFWKSGERKGAAVSHSGSSPVSPEFEKEGVRIRSRKSDKCLYGDSPGRVSPLAFTENEAESDPSHFSVLKMSESFKAEIVPQAPKKPLLQTSAILEYLSLPGFIEMSVDEPAGENEASGSIQRSSEQGLLLREKPDVLPKDWEAHKPETKSSQKSAEVLENKPPSGDSGLHGRPSSKLKAEDSRGKGENPDKGQEPSHSLEELQQHHGDESQPICADASSGSEVRWAINNLGVSLVPPSSALKQEAGNATRKSASSTDRREAAFESSQRLEGSRNSKAYSRLYQAPTSFMKKSASVGPSRSLWAVAQPGPPLKKSVSLGSQRWEHYKMPQSHTSDRLHCDDFPQPNVLMKSSSISPASPFCPRQGYDTFRPQSSPDVESAARTSRFSGVPYRLGVQPSTKDLLKRPDHPVLARAPTSTRRLSPDPRRQATAFPEVSCRPAMYQEALRSVQHIAVPRDHYGLQVPQRPGTRGVYVQPLDSRSGAQRVSLPRGYSWPSPYHPHLVPRETATEGFREKDVWRGTEPEVRDCRDATEGRASYASQSSGRGSMGPSYPHGLLRQSLSLTPTLTSSPETVQEMRRHSTEADAVRRRADKRNTYVDESYEWDQADVPVDLYILEEESVDHEGPARRDRPHSAIGLGDLQSKGLFSWASAPPVFAPQTGLYGRSLSEARFNALRLEYQEYRRAQECARSHRSRPTPNPDSDPDSNAALL; encoded by the exons GACGGGTGTCGCTGAGCCGTGGCGCCTCCCTGCTCTTGCGGGGGCTGCGCCTGGAGGACGAAGGCTGGTTTGAGTGTCGCATCCTCCTGCTGGACAGAGCGACAGACGAGTTTCGCAACGGCACCTGGACCTTCCTCTCagtcactg CCCCGCCCACCTTTCTCAAGACTCCACCCCCTTTCCTGGAAGCCCTGCTGGGCGACTCGGTGACGCTCGTATGCGTCGCCCACGGCAACCCTCAGCCGAGCGTGACCTGGAAGAAGGACGACGCCCCGGTGGAAAAACAAGAGACGGTCGAG CTGGCCAATGGGACGCTGACTTTGGCGTCAGTGACCAGGGAGGAGGCAGGAACATACAAATGTCACGTGTCCAACGCGGAGGGAAACCTCACCCACGCCACACAGCTGCTGGTCAAAG GTCctcccatcatcatcatctccccTGAAGACGCGACTCTCAACATGTCCCAGGATGCTGTGCTGCAGTGCCAGGCCGAGGCCTACCCAGCCAACCTTTCGTACATGTggtggagggaaggagaggacGTCCACCACATAGA GTCCCTCAAGTTCCGCGTGAAGGTCTTGGTGGACGGCTCCCTCCTCATCCCCTCCCTTGTcccagaggatgctgggaactACACCTGCATGCCTAGTAATGGGTTGCTAACTCCACCCACCGCCTCTGCCTACCTCACTGTGAGGC ACCCGGCTCAGGTGATGCGGATGCCCAGGGAGACGTATCTGCCcgcggggatggggggggtcatCACCTGTCCAATCAGAGCGGACCCCCCCATGCTCTATGTCAACTGGACCAAAGATGGGGACGTCCTCAATCTTGACATG TTCCCAGGCTGGATGGTGAACTCGGAAGGCTCCGTCTTCATAGCTACAGCCAATGACGACGCAGTGGGAGTTTACACCTGCACCGCCTACAACAGCTATGGAACGATGGGCGAGTCGGATCCCACTTCGGTGCTCCTGCAG GATCCGCCCTCGTTTAAGGTGGTCCCCCGAGCCGAGTACCTGCAGGAGGTGGGCCGGGAGCTGGTCGTTCCCTGCCAGGCCCGTGGTGACCCCGCCCCCAACACCACCTGGAGCAAG GTGGGCTCCGCCCCCCGCTCGTCGTACACTGTGGCAGCAAACGGCTCTCTGGTACTCCGCCCACTGAGCAAGGACCACCAGGGGGCGTGGGAGTGCCAGGCTACCAACCGTGTGGCCACCGTCAGCACGAGCACCATGGTCCTTGTGCTAG GCACCAGCCCCCATGCCGTGTTGGCCGTGTCCGTGGTCCCGGAGGTCAACCAGCTCAACGTGTCCTGGGAACCCGGTTTCGACGGGGGCTACACCCAGAAGTTCACCGTGTG GGTGAAACAGGCTTCCAGGGACAACCACGAGTGGACAACGCTGCCCGTTCCCCCGTCCAAGAGCTCCCTGCTCGTGACAGGTCTCCTCCCTGGCACCAAGTACCAGCTCAGCGTCCTGCCCCAGAACAAGCTGGGTTCAGGGCCCTTCAGTGAGATCGCCACCGTCAGGACCTTGG TCCCCCCAACAGCCCTCGTACCAACAGCAGTGCCCAAACTGGCCCCGCCTTCACAGCTCTCCGTCAATCAGACATCAGAGGGGATCGTGGTGCAGTGGGCGTGGCCTCCCCCACAGGCCCCGCCCATCACAGGCTTCGTGCTGCAGGCGCGCCAGCAGCGGGGGCAATGGCAGGTTCTGGATGGCGCAGTGGGCAGAAACAGCAGCGAGGTTCTCGTGCAGGGCTTACTGAAG GACTCCATCTATGAACTGCGGCTGCTCTCTGTCAGCGATAACGTGATCAGTGAGCCCAGTGAGTCGGTCAGCGTTTCCACTGCAG GAATGGAGGTGTATCCGGCTCGCCGAGGCCTTCTGCACTTCATCCCTGAGCCGCTGCTGGCCGgcgtggtggggggggtctgcTTCCTCTTCGTGGCCATTCTCTTGTCCCTGGCCATGGCCTGCATCATGGGCCACCGGCGAGAGCAGCggcggaggaagaggagggacg ATCTCCCCACTGCCTTGCAGAAGAGCCCACCTCCACA AGCTCGCTCGCCTCCTGACAGCCCAGACAGCATACTGAAGATGAAGCTGTGTCCTCCGCTCTCCTTCTTTCCCGGATCATCCTCCTCCCAGTCCGACCGCTCCTCCTTCGACAAGGCCAGCCGCAGCGAGTACCAGGACCAGCGGCAGCAGCTCCTCACCAGCTGCTCACCTCCTCCTCGATACACCCTTTTCGAGAGCCACCTTGGGGGCTTGCCCTCCCCCACCGCAGCCCTGGAGTCCATCTCTCGGGGACCTGACGGGCGCTTCGCTGTCCAGCCCTACGAAGAGGAGCGCACTACTGCTCACGTTCAGAAGAATCTGAAGAAggagttcccacaatgcactacAGGGGGAAGtggctccagcagcagcaagtCATCCTTCAGAGACTCTCCAAGGTCAAATTCCCTGTGCTCTGACAAGGACGGGAAGAGGGACATAGCTGAAATTGTGGTCCAGAGGCAAACCCGACAATCGCCTCAACAAAACAAGGTAAGAGCTAAGAAGCTGTCTCCTCGTGGTTGCTTCTACTCAGACGATGAGCGGGGATGCTCCGACAGGCTGCTGGACCGAGCGAGCTTCTGCTCGGACAGCGGCGAGAAAAGGGCCCGAGACTCCCTGAAGAGGTACCGTTCATTGGGCTGCCAAGGTGACCTCTTCCCACCCCTGAGGCGGCAGGCCAAGGAGGAGGGCCTGGGGCAGGATAGGATGCGATACAGCCCCTCCAGCTACCTTCCCGTTCGCAGGGAAAATCGGGGCACAGGCTCCGGCACCACCATGTTTCAAATGGAGAACGAGCGAGAAAGTGACAGCCTGAGCAAGTGCCTGAAACTCGCCCAGGAGAGAGAGCAGATGGAGAAGGAACTGGAGCGATTCACGAGTAGCCAGAGGACTCGAGGTCGAGCAAGAGAGCAGGTCCAGGTCAAGGAAAACCCAGCTGGCAGAGATGAAGAGGACCCTGTATGGAAACTGCAAGATGTCCCTCTCCGACAGAAATCCCAACAAGCCAGTGGGCAGCCCCACCGACTCTCGGACTACCGCAAGGGCTGCTATTTTGGGAACACCAGCAGTCCGATGGAGCAGATCTCCTCACCCTATATGCACTGGGACATCAGCCCTGTTGACTCCATCACCAGTCTAGTGGCTGTGCAAAGCCCCCTAGAGAAAGTCCCACCAAGGGCCCCCATGGTCTCTCCTGCAGAAACCGCCCTAGCTGTGGATTGTTCCCCATCTCCGACCACCCAGTGCTCCTCCCTGTCCCTCCCCTCCGCTGCCCCCGGTACTTCCTTCATGTCTCCTGGGGACCTAAAGGAAGCAAAGTCAAGGCGTCCGGAGAAAAGCCTGCTGCAACAGAGTTTCTCGCACGGGAGGTCGCTGCCAGAGGAAAGTTGGGCCGCTGAGAGGTCAAGGTCTGAAGGCACTTTCCTTTCAGAAGGAGCCAATGACAGAAGGGCAAGTCCTGCGCTTAGCTCAGCACCAGTGTTTAACGTGCTACAAATGGAGCGAAAGCAGGAGTCAGAAGTGAAAAGTGCTGTTCGGGCCACAGAAGCTATGAAGGGATGCCAGTGGAAGCGCCGTAGCGCTGATCGCTGTGACTCTATCGCGCAGAACCTTGTAGAAGGAGGAGGCAAAGACAGGGACAGTCCCTCTGGGGGCTCCACTCTGCCTTATGATTTCTGGAAATCTGGGGAGAGAAAAGGAGCCGCAGTGAGTCACAGCGGAAGCTCCCCAGTCTCCCCAGAGTTTGAAAAGGAAGGCGTGAGGATTCGTTCGCGGAAGAGCGACAAGTGCCTTTACGGCGACAGCCCCGGTCGTGTCTCACCTTTGGCCTTTACAGAAAATGAGGCCGAAAGCGACCCGTCGCATTTTTCTGTCTTGAAAATGTCTGAGTCTTTTAAAGCCGAGATTGTGCCACAGGCTCCCAAAAAGCCCCTGCTGCAGACCAGTGCGATCCTGGAGTATCTGAGCCTCCCAGGGTTCATCGAGATGAGCGTAGATGAGCCCGCTGGTGAAAACGAGGCTTCAGGCTCAATCCAAAGGAGCTCAGAGCAGGGGCTTCTTTTACGAGAGAAACCTGATGTCCTCCCAAAGGACTGGGAAGCTCACAAACCTGAGACAAAGTCAAGTCAAAAAAGTGCTgaagttttagaaaataaacCTCCAAGTGGAGATTCAGGACTGCATGGTAGACCTTCCTCGAAGCTCAAAGCTGAGGACTCCAGAGGGAAGGGGGAGAATCCAGACAAAGGTCAGGAGCCGTCGCATAGCCTAGAAGAACTTCAGCAGCATCACGGTGACGAGTCACAGCCTATTTGCGCAGATGCATCTTCGGGCTCAGAGGTGCGATGGGCCATCAACAATCTTGGTGTGAGTCTGGTGCCACCATCTAGTGCTTTGAAGCAAGAAGCAGGGAACGCAACCAGAAAGTCTGCATCTTCCACTGACAGACGAGAAGCTGCTTTTGAATCGTCCCAAAGACTTGAGGGCAGCAGGAACAGTAAGGCATACTCGAGGCTTTATCAAGCACCCACATCTTTTATGAAGAAGTCAGCAAGTGTAGGTCCGAGCAGATCGCTCTGGGCTGTGGCTCAGCCAGGTCCACCTTTGAAGAAGTCAGTGAGCCTAGGGTCCCAAAGATGGGAGCATTACAAGATGCCCCAAAGTCACACCTCTGACAGGCTTCATTGCGATGATTTCCCCCAACCAAATGTCTTAATGAAGTCTTCAAGCATCTCTCCTGCGTCTCCTTTCTGCCCAAGACAAGGATATGACACCTTCCGACCTCAGAGCAGCCCTGATGTTGAGAGCGCTGCCCGCACGAGCAGGTTCTCAGGGGTCCCATATCGTCTCGGCGTTCAACCTTCAACCAAGGACCTACTGAAGCGACCAGACCATCCTGTCCTTGCCCGTGCTCCCACCTCCACCAGACGCCTGTCGCCTGACCCTCGGCGACAGGCCACCGCTTTCCCTGAAGTGTCCTGCAGGCCCGCAATGTACCAGGAAGCTCTAAGGTCCGTTCAGCACATAGCGGTTCCTCGTGATCACTACGGCCTGCAGGTGCCCCAGAGGCCAGGAACGAGAGGGGTGTACGTGCAACCACTGGACTCCAGGTCAGGAGCTCAGAGGGTCTCCCTGCCCCGGGGCTACAGCTGGCCTTCCCCCTATCACCCACACCTGGTTCCCAGGGAGACAGCCACAGAAGGGTTTCGAGAGAAGGATGTCTGGAGGGGAACGGAACCTGAAGTCCGAGACTGCAGGGACGCGACGGAGGGGCGGGCGAGCTATGCGAGCCAGAGCAGCGGCAGGGGCAGCATGGGGCCATCCTACCCTCACGGCCTCCTGCGGCAGTCCCTCTCGctcacccccaccctcaccagCTCCCCAGAAACCGTGCAGGAGATGAGGAGGCACAGCACCGAGGCCGATGCGGTGCGACGGAGAGCCGACAAAAG GAACACGTACGTGGACGAGAGCTATGAGTGGGACCAGGCTGACGTCCCGGTCGATTTGTACATCCTGGAGGAAGAGAGCGTCGACCACGAGGGCCCAGCGAGAAGAGATCGACCTCACTCCGCCATCGGCCTCGGCGACCTGCAGAGCAAAG GCCTGTTCTCCTGGGCCAGCGCACCTCCAGTGTTCGCACCCCAAACCGGTCTGTACGGCCGCTCCCTCAGCGAGGCGCGCTTCAACGCCCTCCGCCTCGAGTACCAGGAGTATCGTCGTGCCCAGGAGTGCGCGCGCTCCCACCGCTCCCGCCCGACCCCCAACCCCGACTCAGACCCCGACTCAAACGCGGCCCTCCTCTGA
- the cplx4a gene encoding complexin-4a, with amino-acid sequence MAFLIKSMVGNPLKNIGLGGGEEKTEEAAPSDPAAAAGMTREEYEEYQKQLVEEKMQRDADFLHKKAERATLRTCLREKYRLPKSEQDENMIQMAGDDVDVPEELLKMVDEDAEEEEEKDSILGQIQNIQNMDMDQIKEKAQATLTEMKAKAEEKCSLM; translated from the exons ATGGCATTCCTCATCAAGAGCATGGTCGGAAACCCTCTGAAGAACATTGGTCTgggtggaggagaggagaagacagAGGAAGCAGCTCCGTCAGATCCAGCAGCCGCTGCCGGGATGACGCGTGAGGAGTACGAGGAGTACCAGAAGCAGCTTGTCGAGGAGAA AATGCAAAGAGACGCAGACTTTTTGCACAAGAAAGCTGAACGTGCAACGCTGAGGACCTGTTTGAGAGAGAAGTACCGACTGCCCAAG AGCGAGCAGGACGAGAACATGATCCAGATGGCGGGCGACGATGTGGATGTTCCCGAGGAGCTGCTGAAGATGGTGGATGAAGACgccgaggaggaagaggagaaggactCCATCCTGGGCCAGATACAGAACATCCAGAACATGGACATGGACCAGATCAAGGAGAAGGCCCAGGCCACGCTGACCGAGATGAAGGCGAAGGCCGAGGAGAAGTGCTCTCTCATGTGA
- the emb gene encoding embigin, with amino-acid sequence MLSARHTAVLLQLLHLVWSVTDGSSSSGTPPAPLVPARPPRTKNGPRRAEQVELLKLVKPGAMNLSCVLDDFLGATPDTIRVSWERDGVEIAQSEVTVQRADGRYSLRKEFFIERPGNYSCIFRNDTQEVTKAFLVTAPAMKEVRDKPVVGYVRDSVVLTCKIHPAPPAWQWYKVNGSEKDAVNTTAEPPRYKVTDKGEEVALTVMNLTEEDSGSYLCVALYLIAPAEGAVHLRVITFVEPLKPFLAIMTEVLLLVSLIVACELRGRTRAAQATATAGPENGRNVSGGEKAWPEESNGVEEAATRQRKA; translated from the exons ATGCTCTCAGCTCGCCACACTGCcgtcctcctgcagctcctccacctgGTGTGGTCCGTCACAG ATGGAAGCAGCTCCTCCGGCACGCCACCGGCTCCGCTCGTTCCCGCTCGGCCGCCCAGGACAAAGAACG GGCCGCGCCGGGCGGAGCAGGTGGAGCTGCTGAAGCTGGTGAAGCCCGGTGCCATGAACCTCTCCTGTGTCCTGGACGACTTCCTCGGCGCGACGCCGGACACAATCCGCGTGTCCTGGGAGAGGGACGGAGTGGAAATAGCGCAGTCAGAGGTCACCGTACAGCGGGCCGATGGCAGATACAGCCTGAGGAAAGA GTTCTTCATCGAGCGCCCGGGGAACTACTCCTGCATTTTCCGCAACGACACACAGGAGGTTACAAAAGCATTCCTGGTCACCG CTCCCGCCATGAAGGAGGTGCGAGACAAACCGGTTGTGGGTTACGTGAGAGACTCGGTCGTGCTCACCTGCAAGATCCATCCCGCCCCGCCGGCCTGGCAGTGGTACAAAGTCAACGGCAGCGAGAAG GACGCGGTCAACACGACTGCTGAACCACCACGGTACAAGGTCACTGATAAGGGTGAAGAGGTGGCCCTCACGGTGATGAACCTTACTGAGGAAGATTCTGGCTCTTACCTGTGCGTGGCGCTGTACCTCATCGCGCCTGCCGAGGGGGCGGTCCACCTGAGAGTCATCACCTTCGTGGAGCCCCTCAAACCGTTCCTGGCCATCATGACCGAGGTGCTGCTCCTGGTGTCGCTCATCGTGGCGTGCGAGCTGCGTGGGAGGACGAGGGCGGCACAGGCCACCGCCACGGCCGGCCCTG AGAACGGAAGAAACGTCAGCGGAGGCGAGAAAGC gtggccAGAGGAAAGCAACGGGGTGGAGGAAGCAGCAACGAGACAGAG